The DNA window GTGCGTGCTGCCGCACCCGCCGAGGTCTTCCACGCCGAAGCAGTGAGCCCGACGCTCCGACGCTGCGGGAGGATGACGCCGTGCCCGCCGAACGCAGCCGTCGAGCGGATGATCGCACCCAGGTTACGCGGGTCGGTGATGCCGTCGAGGGCGATGAACAGCGGGTTCTCGCCCCGCGCGATGACCTGGTCGAGCAGCTCCATGGGGTGCGCGTACTCGTACGGTGGCACCTTGATCGCGAGCCCCTGGTGGACGCCGTCGAACCCGGCCATGCGGTCGAGTTCCGGCCGCATCACCTCGAGGACGGGGATGCCGCGGCGGGTGGCGAGACTGAGCGCCTCCTTCACGCGGTCGTCCATCTCGATGCGCGTCGCGACGTACAGCGTGGTGGCCGGGATCTTCGCGCGCAGCGCTTCGAGCACGGAGTTGCGGCCCGTCACGACCTCGGACTCGTCGCTCGACTTCTGCTTGGTGCGGCCGTTCGTCGACGGTCGTCCGTTCTGGCCGGCCGGCTGCTTGGGCTTGCCGGTGCCGCCGGAGGCCGCGTAGCGCTCCTGCGCGGCCTTCCGCTTGCCGGCGGGGTGCCAGGCGCGGTCCTCGGCCTTGGGGGTCGGCCCACGACCTTCGAGCGCCTTGCGGCCGAGGCCACCAGTGCCCTTGGTGGGACCCTTCTTCGCTTTCTTCGGCCCGGTCGGGCGGGAAGGCTTACTTGCCACTGATACTCCAATGTGCTCCGGACGGGGTGTCTTCGATGGTGATCCCGGCCGCGGTGAGTTCGTCGCGGATCCGGTCGGCCGCTGCGAAGTCCTTGGCGACCCTGGCGTCAGCGCGATCGACGAGCAGGCGCTCGACGAGTGCGGACAGGGATCGGTGAGTGATGGGGTCGGTGCCCGACGACCACGACGGGTCGGTCGGGTCGATACCGAGGACGCGGGTCATGTCGAGCACCGCGACACTGCTCTCCCGGGCGACGTCGTGATCGTCGCCGCGGTCGAGGGCGGCGTTGCCCACGCGGACGGCTTCGTGCAGTGCCGCCAGGGCACGAGGGATGTTGAGGTCGTCGTCCATCGCCTCGACGAACGCGGCCGGGAGCGTCGCGCGATCGGGTGCGCGGTCCGCCTCGTCGAGGAGGCCTGCGCGACGAGACCGGTCCAGGAAGCCCTCGATACGACCGAGCGCCGCCTCCGCTTCGGCGAGTGCGCCGTCGTGGAATTCGAGGGTGGAGCGGTACTGCGCAGCACCCAGGTAGTACCGCACGACCAGAGGCCTCGCCTCGGCGAGGAGGTCGGCCGCGTAGACGGAGTTACCGAGCGACTTGGACATCTTCTGTCCGCCGGACACCGCGACCAGGCCGTTGTGCAACCAGTACCGCGCGAACGGGTCGCCGGCCGCACTCGACTGGGCGAGCTCGTTCTCGTGATGGGGGAAGCGCAGGTCGAGTCCGCCGCCGTGGATGTCGAACTCCTCGCCGAGGTACTTCGTCGACATCGCCGAGCACTCGATGTGCCAGCCGGGTCGGCCTTCACCCCAGGGCGACATCCAGCTCGCCGAGCGTGGCTCGCCGGGCTTTGTGCCCTTCCACAGCGCGAAGTCGCGCGGATCGCGCTTCCCGCGGGGATCCGCGTCGGTCGCGGCCTCCATGTGCTCGGCGCTCTGACGCGTCAGCTCGCCGTACCGGCTCCATGATGCGGTGTCGAAGTAGACGTCTCCGGACTCGTCCGGTGCGGGGTACGCGTGCCCGGCGTCGACGAGTCGCTCGATGAGCTCCTGCATCTCCGGGATGCTCGCGGTGGCGCGCGGCTCGTAGCTCGGCGGCAGGATGCCGAGCGCGCGGTAGGCCGCGGTGAACTCCAGTTCGTACCGGTAGGCGAGCGCCCACCATTCCTCCCCGGGCAGGGCGAAGCCGCCCTCGGAACCCGCGGCGGCGTTCGCCAGGATCTTGTCGTCGATGTCGGTGACGTTGCGGACGAGCGTGACGCGCAGCCCTGAGGCGGTCAGCCAGCGTCGGAGTTGGTCGTAGACGAGCGCGCTGCGCAGGTGGCCGATGTGCGGCGAGGACTGCACCGTGGGTCCGCAGACGTACAGCCCCGCCTCGGCTTCGCGGAGCGGCACGAAGTCCCGGAGGGACTGCGTTTTCGAATCGTAGAGTCGGAGGGCCACGAGACCAGACTAGCCGCCGCCGTCGCGGCATGATGGTCGCATGACGACTGGGCCGAACGAGCCGCGCGTTCTCGAGGCGCGCCTCGGCGCGCAGCTCCTCCAGGGAGGGCCGCGGCGGTCTCCGGCCGCGGTCGTGTCCCGACTGCTCGCCGTCCAGGCGCAGGACCTGGCCTCCGGACTGTGGGCGATCGGCGTCCGCTCGCCCGGTTCGACCCTCGCCGAGGTGCTGACCGCCCTCGAGGACGGGTCGGTGGTCCGGTCCTGGCCCATGCGGGGCACGCTCCACCTCGTCGCCGCCGAAGACCTCGGCTGGATCCTCGGCCTGGGCGTCCCCCGGGTCCGTTCGACGATCGCCGCGCGCCACCGCCAACTGGAACTCGACGCCGAGACGTTCTCGCGATCCCGCGACCTCACCGAGGCGATGCTCGGCGGTGGGCGCCGAGCCGGTCGAGACGAGCTGCTGGCCGCCCACACGGCCGCGGGCATCCCGGTCACGGGGCAGCGCGGCTCCCACCTGCTCATGGAGCTCGCCATGCGTGGCGTCGTCTGTTGGGGACCGCCGGCGGGCAAGCAGCAGTCACTCGTCCTCTCCGAGGAGTGGATCCGCTCACCGCGGGTACTCGAACCCGACGAGGCCCTCGGCGAGTTCGTCGTCCGGTACCTCGCTGGCCATGGACCGGCGACCGTCGCCGACCTCACCTGGTGGTCGAAGCTCACGGTCGCCCAGGTCAACCGCGGGCTGAAGATCGCGGGCGACCGGGTCGAGGAGCGCGAGCAGGAGGGTGTGCTGCGTTGGTCGGCCGTCGAGACCGCGTCGGCCCCGCACCCCACCGGGGCGCCGTCGGTCCTGGCCCTGCCCGGATTCGACGAGCTGCTCCTCGGCTACCGGGATCGTGGACTGTCGCTCCCCGCCGAGCACGCGGAGCGCGTCGTCCCAGGGGCGAACGGGATCTTCCTCCCGATGATCACCGTCGACGGTCGGATCGTCGGCACGTGGCGACGACGGATCGGGCCGAAGACCGTGACGATCACGCCGGAGCCGTTCACCCCGCTCGGCCGACGCGTCGAAGCCGGCTTCCGCCGCGCGGTGACCGCCTACGGACGGTTCCTCGGGCTGCCCGTCGAACTCGTCGGCCAGACGACCTCCGATTGACGCGGTGGCCGCGATCGGTCACCGGTGGTCAGCGGCGCTCGATCAACGCCGTCGCCACGGCGGTGACACCCTCGCCACGACCCGTGAAGCCGAGCGAGTCCGTCGTCGTCGCCGCGATGCTGACGGGTCCGCCGACGAGCGCACCCAGCACCGACTCCGCCTCGAGGCGACGGGGCGCGAAGCGAGGGCGGTTCCCGACGAGCTGCACCGCGACGTTCACGACCTCGTACCCGGCGGCGCGCAGTCGCTCGACCGCCGCCTCCAGGAAGACCGAGCCTCGAGCTCCGGCGAAGCGCGGATCGTCGGTGCCGAACATCGAACCGATGTCGCCGAGCCCCGCCGCGGACAGGAGCGCGTCGACGATCGCGTGGGCGACCGCGTCACCGTCGCTGTGACCGGCGAGCGCCCGCTCCCCCGGCCAGGAGAGGCCTGCGAGGTGCAGCTCGCCCGCCTCAGCGAAGGCGTGGACGTCGATACCGATGCCGGTCCGGATCCGGCCGGGCTGCGGCGTCGGTGACGACGACGGTGACGACGACGGCAAACCGGTGTCGGCGCGGTCGGCGAGGGCATCGGCCGCAGCCGGTTCGGTCAGGAGCCGTTCCGCGCGCTGAGCGTCCCACGGCGTCGTGATCTTGAACGCGGCCTCCGAGCCCTCCACCGTCACGACCGGATGGCCGGCGTCAGCGTAGAGGGCCGCGTCGTCGGTCGCGGCGGCGAGCCGTTCCGCGGCGACGCGGAACGCCGCCACCAGGGCGTCCCTCGGGAACGCCTGCGGCGTCTGGACGGCCCGCAGCTCGGCACGGTCGATCGTCCGCTCGACGACGGCGCTCGCGTCCACCTGTTTGATCGTGTCGGTCACCGGGAGCGCGGGCACGACACCCCAGCCGGTGCGCGCCGCGGCCTCGATCACCCGCTCGAACTGTGCCGTCGGCGTGAGCGCACGGGCCGCGTCGTGGACGAGCACGGTGCGGACCCCGGGCCACAGCGCGGCGAGCCCGTTGAGCACCGACTCCTGTCGCGTGCCACCGCCGACGACCACCCTGAGGTGGTCGGAGGCACGCCCGGCCGCCCTCCGCCCGATCGTCTCGGCCTCGCCCACGCGGTCGGCCGGCACGACGAGGACGAGCTGCACCGGCTCGCGGAGCCGGAAGACCGGTGCGAGCGCGTGCTCGAGCACGGTGCTGCCGGCGAGGGACACGAACGCCTTGGGGATCCCGGCACCGAGACGCGTCCCGCTCCCGGCGGCGACGACGATCACCCCGACGGCGGGACCGTCCAGAGAGGTCTCCGCAGCGGCACTCGGTTCGTAGATCGCAGCCATGTGCCGAGCCTACTTCTCCCGTGCGATCCGCGAGCAGCGGGCCGGCTCAGGACGCGAGGACCTCGTCGAGGACGGAGGACGCCTGTTCCTCGTCCGTCTGCTCCGCGAGCGCCAGCTCGGAGACGAGGATCTGCCGCGCCTTCGCGAGCATGCGCTTCTCGCCCGCGGAGAGACCGCGGTCCTGGTCGCGACGCCAGAGGTCGCGGACGACCTCGGACACCTTGATGACGTCTCCCGACGCGAGCTTCTCGAGGTTCGCCTTGTATCGACGGGACCAGTTCGTCGGCTCCTCGGTGAACGGCGCGCGGAGCACGTCGAACACGCGGTCCACACCCTCCTGGCCGATGACGTCGCGTACCCCGACCAGGTCGACGTTCTCGGCCGGGACCTCGATGACGAGGTCTCCCTGGGTGACACGGAGCTTCAGGTAGAGCTTCTCCTCGCCCTTGACGACGCGGGTCTTCACCTCGGTGATGGTCGCGGCACCGTGGTGCGGGTAGACGACGGTCTCGCCAACTTCGAAGATCATGGGTGTCGGTCCCTTCGGCGTCTCCCAGAATACCATAGGACCCCTGGTCAGAGCCGGGTACGGTGCCCGCGGCAGCACCGACAGACAGCGCCTAGATCGGTACTCCGCACCGACCGCGTCCCTGTGCGGGGGTGGGCTAGACTCGAATCCGGATCCCGGGACACCTGTCACTCGTCTGCGCCCGGGGCCACCACATCTTGGAGGGTTCTGTGAAGGCGCGTCTCATCGCTTCCATCGTCGTCGCCGGTGCTGTCGCACTCGGCATGAGCGGGTGCAACCTGATCGCCCCGCAGGCGACCCTGAAGCAGTACGACGCCTCGGACGGCGTCGGTGTCACCGTCGGCTCGGTCGCGGTCCGCAACGCGATCGTCATCTCCGACGACGGCGAGACCGGCAACCTGGTGTTCAGCGTCGCGAACCGCGACGACCGCGCACACACCGTGCTCGTCGAGGTCGAGGGCATCGACGAGCAGTTCCAGGTCCTCGCCGAACCCGGTCTCACGAGCTTCGACGGCACCGGGGCGAACGACCCCCTGCGCATCGAGTCGCTCGGTGTGCAGCCGGGCGCGATCCTCGACGTCTTCTTCCAGTACGGCGAGGAGACCGGCGCCACTGCGAGCGTCCCGGTCCTCACCGGCGAGCTGCTCGAGTATTCGACGCTCGTCCCCACGCCGCAGCCGACCGAGGAGCCGACGGTGGAGCCGACCGACATCCCGACCCCGCTCGCGACGCCCACGACGGAGCCGACCGAATAGTCGAGCGACGATCACCGCTGGCACGACCGAACGCCCCGCCTCTCCTGAGAGGCGGGGCGTTCGTCGGTGTTGCCGGACGACGCGGTCAGGCCTCGAACCGGTAGCCGAGTCCGCGGACGGTGACGAGCATCACCGGCTCCGACGGGTTCGCCTCGATGCGCGAACGGATGCGCTTGATGTGGACGTCGAGCGTCTTGGTGTCGCCGTAGTAGTCACTCCCCCACACGCGGTCGATCAGCTGTCCGCGGGTGAGCACGCGCCCGGCGTTCCGCAGCAGCAGCTCGAGCAGCTCGTACTCCTTGAGCGGCATGGGGATCGGTGCACCGTTGACCTCGACGACATGGCGCTCGGTGTCCATCCGGACCGTGCCGGCCTCGAGCAGCACCTCCTCCTGGGCCTGGTCCGCATCGACACGGCGGCGCAGGACCGCACGGATCCGTGCGAGCAGCTCGCGGGTGGAGTACGGCTTCGTGACGTAGTCGTCGGCTCCCAGTTCGAGACCCACGACGATGTCGACCTCGGAGTCCTTCGCGGTCAGCATGATGATCGGCGTGCTCGACACCGCGCGGATCTGCCGGCAGACCTCCGTGCCCGGAATGCCGGGCAGCATGAGGTCGAGCAGTACGAGATCGGCGCCGCGAGCGGTGAACGACTGGACCGCCGACGGACCGTCCTCGGCCACCTCGACCTCGTAGCCCTCCCGCTCGAGCAGATAGCTCAACGGTTCACTCAACGATGCTTCGTCTTCGACGAGCAGGATGCGGGTCACAGGGTACTCCTTGCCGTGCCGGTGGAGAGATCCTCCGGCGGGGTCGTTGCTCTGGGCAGGCGGATGGTGAAAGTCGAACCGCGGCCGAGTTGCGACCAGACCTTGACCTCCCCGCCATGGTTGTGGACGGTGTGCTTGACGATACTCAGCCCGAGGCCGGTGCCGCCGGTGTGCCGGGACCGAGCCTGGTCGACGCGGAAGAACCGTTCGAACACGCGGTCGCGGTCCTCCTCGGCGATCCCGACCCCCTGATCGGTGACGGCGATCTCGACGACGTCGTCGACCGCGCGGACCCCGACCCCCACCTGGGCGCCGGTCGGCGAGTAGTGGATCGCGTTCGAGATGAGGTTGTGCACGGCGACGACGAGCATCGCCTCGTCGCCGTAGACCTCGAGGTTCTTGCCCCCGCGGACCGACAGGCCGACGCCAGTGGCGTCCGCCGGGACGCGGTTCTGGTCGACCGCGGCGGCGATCACGCGGTCGAGCCGCACGAGCTCCGGCTGATGGAGCGCGTCGGCCGCCTGCAGCCGGGACAGGTCGATGATCTCCGCCGTCATCCGCGTGAGTCGATGGGACTCGGTCGCGAGTCGGCTGGCGAACCGCTTGACCCGTTCCGGGTCGTCGGCCGCGGTGTCGAGCGCCTCGGAGAGGAGGCCGATGGCACCGATCGGCGTCTTCAGCTCGTGGCTGATGTTCGCGATGAAGTCCCGACGGACCTCGTCCAGGCGGCGCGCCTCGGTGTGGTCTTCGGCGAGCAACAGGATGAAGCGGGAGCCGAGCGGCGCAGCGCGCACCCGGAGGTGTCTCGTCGCCTCACCGAACCGGCCGAGGGCCAGTTCCAGGTCGCTCGTCACGGCGTCTCCGGTGCGGCGGACCTCGAGCGCGAGGTCGATGAGTTCCTGATTGTCAAGCACGCGGTCGCGGACCAGGCCGAGCGCGAAGGCTCCAGGCGACGCCTTGAGCACGTTGTTCGACGGGTCGACGACGATACCGGCGCTGTCGAGGGCCTCGAGCACCTGGTCGACCCCATCCGGCACGACCGGGTTCACGACCGTCGCAGCGCGCTCGCCACGGCGGAGGGCGAGGGTGATGAGGGCGACGAAACCGCCCCCGACGATGAGGCCGAGTGCCAACGCGATCAGCACCAACCACATGGTGTCCATGGGTACTACGTTACTCAGTCCGCTGGAGGCCGAACTCGCGAATACCCCGCCACTTCGACGACTGTTCACGCGCGGGGCCCCAACTGTTAACCTTGGTTCGGCATCATCGGCGGAGCGGGCATCTGCCTGCCCACCGCCAGGTCACGGAAGGACGGCACCCAGAGCCATGCGCGAGGTATTCCAGCAGTCACTGCGAGAGGTCCAGGATCGCCTGGTCGAGATCGCCGAGCTCGTCACGATCTCCATCGAGAAGGCGACGCAGTCCTTCGGCAACTCGGACGTCGCCGTGGCCGAAGAGGTCATCGCCAACGACAACCGCATCGACCAGCTCGCCATCGAACTCGACGAACTCGCGATCGACATCCTCGCCCGCCAGCAGCCGGTGGCCCGCGACCTGCGCATCGTCGTCAGTGCCCTGCGGATCAGCGCCTCGCTCGAGCGGATGGGCGACATGGCCGAGCACATCGCCCAGCTGTCGCGCTACCGCTTCCCCGACAAGGCCGTCCCGAAGGGGCTGCGCACGACGTTCGCCGAGATGGGCCGCCTCGACGTGTCCATCGCGCGCAAGCTCACCGAACTGCTCCGCACGCAGGACCCCCGCATCGCGGACGAGATCCGGAACGACGACGACGACGTGGACGAACTCCACGCGAGCGTCTTCGAGAAGGTGCTCGGCGACACGTGGAAGGGTGAGCCGGTCGCGACCGTCGACGCCACCCTCGCTTCGCGGTACCACGAGCGCTTCGCCGACCACGCAGTGTCCATCGCCAAGAAGGTGCAGTACCTGGCCACCGGCGACTGGATCCCCGAGACCACGACGCCGGTCCACCACTGAGCGACGTCCACCGGACACCCCGACGAGCGGTGTCGACCCGGATCCGGGTCGGCACCGCTCGTCCGTTGTCGCGGGACTAGCCGATCTGACGGCGACGGACGATCGCGCCGCCGGCCAGGAGCAGCAGACCCAGGACGGTCGCCAGTCCGGCGAGCGGCAGGAGTCCGGCCGCAGCGCTTCCGGTGTCGGCCAGGGCCGGCTCAGTCGAGCGCGGCGCCGAAGCCGTCACACCCGAGCCGGACTGCGACGGCGTGGCGGCACTGACGACGACGGTCGTCGGGCTGCTCGGCGTACCGGGGACCACCGGGATGGTGGGGTCCGTCGGGTCGGTCGGGTCCGTCGGGTCGGTCGGGTCGGTCGGATCGGTCGGATCGGTCGGATCGGTCGGGTCGGTCGGGTCGGTCGGGTCGGTGACCCCGGGGCCACCGGTCTCGCTGTCACCGATCACCGCGATGGCGTTGCCGCCCACCGTGACGGGCAGGCCCAGATCCAGGATCACCTGGTTCCCACCGGCGACGCTGCCGTCGCCGACCGTCGTGGACGTCCCGTTCCCGGACGTGGCCGGGGTCGTGGTCGCTCCGCCCGTCGACTCGGCGTCACCGATCACGCTGACGGCATTGTCGACCAGCGAGACGGGGAGCTCGACGTCTCCGATGATCTGATTCCCACCGGCGACACTGTCGTCACCGGTCGTCGTCGACGACCCCGCCGGAGCAACCGCTCCACCGGGAGCAGCCGCAGGCTGACCCGCCTGCTCACTGCTCGAGTCGCCGATCACGGAGATGGCGTTCCCACCGACCGTCACCGGTACGGTCACCACGGGCGACACCTGGTTCCCACCGGCGACACTGTCGTCACCGGTCGTCGTCGACGACCCCGCCGGAGCGACCGCTCCACCGGGAGCAGCCGCAGGCTGACCCGCCTGCTCACTGCTCGAGTCGCCGATCACCGAGATGGCGTTCCCACCGACCGTCACCGGTACGGTGACGGGCAGCTGGACCTGGTTCCCACCGGCGACGCTGTCGTCACCGGTCGTGGCCTGACCACCCGTGGGAGCCGTGGTCGACTCCCCGGCCGGCGCAGCCGCACCGCTCGACTGCTCGGCGTCGCCGATGATCGAGATGGCGTTGTCCTCGACCGTCACCGGGATGGTGACGGGCAGCTGGACCTGGTTGCCGCCGGCGATGCTGTCGTCACCACTGGTGCTGGTGGCTTCCGGCTCCGGGGCGGGAACCGGTGCCGGGTCAGGTGCCGGTGCCGGGTCAGGTGCCGGTGCCGGGTCAGGTGCCGGTGCCGGGTCAGGTGCCGGTGCCGGGTCAGGTGCCGGTGCCGGGTCCGCTGGCGCGGGCTCCGGCACGCTGGTCGCCGACGAGTCGCCGATGACGGTCACCGCGGTGTCGACGATCTCGACCGGCGCTTCGAGGACCACGTCGACGAGGTTCCCGCCGAGGATGCTGTCCTCACCCGAGGTGTCGGCGTTGGCCGCCGTGGCTCCGAGGAACGTGAGTCCCGCGACGAACAGGCCGCAATAGAGGCCTTTCTTGACATACGAATTCATGATTCCTGCTCCTTGCAGAATGACTGGTGTGCTCCCGGTGCCGGGAGACTTCGGACTGTCGAACCACCCGATGGGTGGGCCTCCGCCGTCAAGGGCGGAGTCGTCCGTCGTCAGTCAGGAGCAGTGTCTGCAGGGAAGGTGGGGGAGGCTGGTAGGTCGTCGTCTCGAGCGATGGCGCGTCGATCCACACCGGGTGCGGGGATCGCGACCTCGGCGGACTGCTCACCGCTGACCGGGCCGTTGGCCGCCGCGCCCGAGCCGGACGAGCTGGACCCGCTCGGCGAGACCGCCCAGTGATCGTCAGCGGCCGGCAGCGCCGGCAGACCGCCGGGTGTCGCGGGAAGCGTGGTGGTGCTCGGCGCGACGGCGTCGGTCGAGGGGTGGACGGAGGCACGCTCGCGATCCGTACCGGCGTCCGAGGAGACGAGGTCTCCGAGCGGTGCGGATGGCGGCCCGAACACCGGAGCCGGAGCGCTCGTCGGCGCTGGAGCGGTCGGCGTGTCGCCGGCCTGCTCGGGCGCGGGCCCCACCGGGGCCGGGCTCGACGGGACTGGAACGGTGGGTACGACGACGGGAGCACTGGGAACCGGGACGGCCGCGACCACGTCGCCGAGTCCATCGACGGTGTCCTCGACCGTCTGCACGACCGGTTCGACGATCGTCGCCACCGGCTCCGGGCCAACGGTCTCCTCGACCACCGTGTTCACGACCGGGACAGCCGCCACCGTGTCGTCGACGACGTCCACCACGGGCTCGACGACAGTGGTGTCCACGACGTCGACCACCGCTGCGACGGCGTCGATCGGTCGATCGAGCGAGTCCACGACCTCGGTGACCGCTCCGAGGAGTGACGGGTCCGCACCGTCGTCGGCGTGTGCGGACGACGGAGTCCCGAAGAGGGCGACGGCCGTGAACGCCGCAGCGGCGAACCCGCCGAGGGCGAGGGCGCGCCACAGGGGGAAACGGGTGCCGTCGGTCGACTGCTCCATGCGTATCCCCCCAATCGGGTTACAGTGCAGTCACTGTACGCCCAACTCGGAACGCGTTCAAGCCCTTTTTCGCGCAAGGGAAAACCCCGGCCAGAGGCGCATTCACCGCAGATGCGGTTGAGTCGTCCTCGTGGCCGGGGCGCTGGTTTGGTGGGGTTTCCGCTACTTCTTGCCCTGCGCTGCGACGGCCGCGGCACCGGCGGCGGCGGCCTCCGGGTCGAGGTAGCGGGCCGGTGCGATCGGACGGAAGTCCGCGTCGAGCTCATAGACGAGCGGGATGCCGGTCGGGATGTTCAGCTCCGCGATCTCGTCGTCCGAGATGTCGTCGAGGTGCTTGACGAGGGCGCGGAGCGAGTTCCCGTGCGCCGTGACGAGCACCGTCTTGCCGGCGGCGAGGTCGACCGTGATGTCGGACTCCCAGTACGGCAGCATGCGGTCGATGACGTCCTTCAGGCATTCGGTGCGCGGCAGCTCGCCGTCGATGCCGACGTACCGCGGGTCGTCCGCCTGCGACCACTGGTCGTCGTCCGCGATCGGCGGCGGCGGGACGTCGAAGGACCGACGCCAGGTCTGGAACTGCTCCGGACCGTACTCGGCGAGCGTCTGCGCCTTGTCCTTGCCCTGCAGTGCGCCGTAGTGACGTTCGTTGAGACGCCAGCTGCGCTTCACCGGGATCCACATGCGGTCGGCGGTCTCGAGGGCCAGGTTGGCCGTCTGGATCGCGCGGGAGAGGACCGAGGTGTAGAGCACATCGGGGGTGATGCCGGAGTCGGCGAGCAGCTCACCCGCGCGCTTGGCCTCGGTGACACCGAGTTCGCTGAGTCGGACGTCGACCCAACCGGTGAACAGGTTCTTCTGATTCCAGTCGCTGTTGCCGTGGCGCAGCAGGACGAGGGTGTAAGTCTCAGGCATGCCTCCAGCATACCGACGGCGCGTGGCCGCGAGGTGGACCCGGAGGTCTCGTCGGTGAGGGAGAATAGGCCCATGCCCGTCGGATCGATCACTCGCGGGACGACGAACACGAACCGACTCCGTCGGGTGGACCGCTGGATCTCGACCCTCCCCGCGCTCAGACGGACGACGAACCCCCTGGTGGTGGACCTCGGCTACGGCGCGAGCGGGATCACGACCCTGGAGTTGCACGAACGGCTCCTCGCCGTCCGACCCGAGCTGCGGGTCATCGGTCTCGAGATCGAGCCGGGCCGCGTCCGCACCGCCGATGCGCAACTGCGACTGGTCCGCGACGGTGCGACCCGCTTCTCCCCCGCCGCTCGGGTGTCCTTCGCGCTCGGCGGCTTCGAGGTCCCGACCGGTGAGGACCGCCCGGTCGTCATCCGCGCGTTCAACGTGCTCCGCCAGTACGACGAGTCGGAGGTGGCGGACGCCTGGCACCTGATGGCGAAGCGACTCCAGCCGGGCGGGACACTCGTCGAGGGGACGTGTGACGAGATCGGACGCGTGTCCAGCTGGGTCGCCGTCGACGACCAGGGTCACCCGGAGTCGTTCTCGATCAGTCTGCGGCTGGCCGACCTGGAGCTCCCGTCCATCGTGGCGGAACGGCTGCCGAAGGCGCTGATCCACCGCAACGTCCCCGGGGAACGGATCCACGCACTCATGACGGACCTCGACCGTGCCTGGCGCGTGCACGCACCCCTGGCGGTCTACGGTCCCGTGCAGCGCTGGTTGGCGACCGTCGGCACGCTCGTCGACACCGGGTGGCCCGTGACGGCGGGGCGCTCCCGCTGGCGTCTCGGTGAGCTGACGCTGCCGTGGTCGGCCGTCGCCCCCGCTCCGACGCCGGTCGCCTGAGCAGCGTCTCGCGTCGCGGATCAGACCGGGGGAAGCTTCGCCTGGGCGTCCGCCGTCGGCAATTCGGTCGCCGTGAGCAGATCGACGAGGTACGGACGGAGGACGAGGACGAGCGCCTGCTCCGACACCGAGGCCTCCGGCAACACGGCGACCGGGTCGAGGTGCTTGGCGATCTCGAGGAGAGACTGCCTCGCGACCGGCTGCTGCGCGATGTCCCCGATCGACTGCGACAGGATGCCGAGCGCGACGGAGGTGCGAGCGAGCAGGTCCGCGAGCTCGGGCCGGCTCGTGGCATCGCGAGACACGTAGTCGATGCGCCGGGCGATCACCCGGAGGTTGCGGGTCGCGAGGTCCATGCCGTCGAGCATGGTCCGCTGTCGCTCGAGGTCGAAGACGGCCTTCCTGAGGAACGGGGAGATGCGCGCGATGGCGAGCCCCGAGTCGAGGGTGCCGCGCCACGCGTCCAGTGCCGGCTGGGTGGCCCTCGCCCGGGCGAGCGCACGGTCCGCCTGCTCCAGATCGCCGAGGCGGAGGGCCGCCACGAGGGATGCCAGCGTCCGGACGTGTTCGTCGATGAGCCGCTGGCCGTCCCGGCGAGCGCTCCGGCGCGGGTCGCGCGGGATGAGTGCCGTCGCGAGGAGGGCGAAGACCCCGCCGATCAATCCGTCGAGCGTCCGGACGAACGGTCCGCCGTCGGGGACGGGCAGGAGCATGACGAGGACGGACTGCACCGCCGCCGCGATCGCGAACGATGCCGCCGGCGACAGGAACCGGGCGACGAGCAGCGTGAGCACGAGCGCGACCGCGAGTTGCCACGTGCCCTGGCCGAAGCCGAGGAGCAGGATCTCGGCCAGCGCGATCCCGACGCTCATCCCCACGGCCGTCTCGAGGA is part of the Plantibacter sp. Leaf314 genome and encodes:
- the rlmB gene encoding 23S rRNA (guanosine(2251)-2'-O)-methyltransferase RlmB; protein product: MASKPSRPTGPKKAKKGPTKGTGGLGRKALEGRGPTPKAEDRAWHPAGKRKAAQERYAASGGTGKPKQPAGQNGRPSTNGRTKQKSSDESEVVTGRNSVLEALRAKIPATTLYVATRIEMDDRVKEALSLATRRGIPVLEVMRPELDRMAGFDGVHQGLAIKVPPYEYAHPMELLDQVIARGENPLFIALDGITDPRNLGAIIRSTAAFGGHGVILPQRRSVGLTASAWKTSAGAAARTPVAMAANLTQTLKAFKERGVFVIGLDGDGDVSLPGLELADQPILVVVGSEGKGLSRLVTETCDAVVSIPISAATESLNAGIAASVTLYEIARRRSAE
- the cysS gene encoding cysteine--tRNA ligase, producing MALRLYDSKTQSLRDFVPLREAEAGLYVCGPTVQSSPHIGHLRSALVYDQLRRWLTASGLRVTLVRNVTDIDDKILANAAAGSEGGFALPGEEWWALAYRYELEFTAAYRALGILPPSYEPRATASIPEMQELIERLVDAGHAYPAPDESGDVYFDTASWSRYGELTRQSAEHMEAATDADPRGKRDPRDFALWKGTKPGEPRSASWMSPWGEGRPGWHIECSAMSTKYLGEEFDIHGGGLDLRFPHHENELAQSSAAGDPFARYWLHNGLVAVSGGQKMSKSLGNSVYAADLLAEARPLVVRYYLGAAQYRSTLEFHDGALAEAEAALGRIEGFLDRSRRAGLLDEADRAPDRATLPAAFVEAMDDDLNIPRALAALHEAVRVGNAALDRGDDHDVARESSVAVLDMTRVLGIDPTDPSWSSGTDPITHRSLSALVERLLVDRADARVAKDFAAADRIRDELTAAGITIEDTPSGAHWSISGK
- a CDS encoding winged helix DNA-binding domain-containing protein yields the protein MTTGPNEPRVLEARLGAQLLQGGPRRSPAAVVSRLLAVQAQDLASGLWAIGVRSPGSTLAEVLTALEDGSVVRSWPMRGTLHLVAAEDLGWILGLGVPRVRSTIAARHRQLELDAETFSRSRDLTEAMLGGGRRAGRDELLAAHTAAGIPVTGQRGSHLLMELAMRGVVCWGPPAGKQQSLVLSEEWIRSPRVLEPDEALGEFVVRYLAGHGPATVADLTWWSKLTVAQVNRGLKIAGDRVEEREQEGVLRWSAVETASAPHPTGAPSVLALPGFDELLLGYRDRGLSLPAEHAERVVPGANGIFLPMITVDGRIVGTWRRRIGPKTVTITPEPFTPLGRRVEAGFRRAVTAYGRFLGLPVELVGQTTSD
- a CDS encoding bifunctional 2-C-methyl-D-erythritol 4-phosphate cytidylyltransferase/2-C-methyl-D-erythritol 2,4-cyclodiphosphate synthase, translating into MAAIYEPSAAAETSLDGPAVGVIVVAAGSGTRLGAGIPKAFVSLAGSTVLEHALAPVFRLREPVQLVLVVPADRVGEAETIGRRAAGRASDHLRVVVGGGTRQESVLNGLAALWPGVRTVLVHDAARALTPTAQFERVIEAAARTGWGVVPALPVTDTIKQVDASAVVERTIDRAELRAVQTPQAFPRDALVAAFRVAAERLAAATDDAALYADAGHPVVTVEGSEAAFKITTPWDAQRAERLLTEPAAADALADRADTGLPSSSPSSSPTPQPGRIRTGIGIDVHAFAEAGELHLAGLSWPGERALAGHSDGDAVAHAIVDALLSAAGLGDIGSMFGTDDPRFAGARGSVFLEAAVERLRAAGYEVVNVAVQLVGNRPRFAPRRLEAESVLGALVGGPVSIAATTTDSLGFTGRGEGVTAVATALIERR
- a CDS encoding CarD family transcriptional regulator, which gives rise to MIFEVGETVVYPHHGAATITEVKTRVVKGEEKLYLKLRVTQGDLVIEVPAENVDLVGVRDVIGQEGVDRVFDVLRAPFTEEPTNWSRRYKANLEKLASGDVIKVSEVVRDLWRRDQDRGLSAGEKRMLAKARQILVSELALAEQTDEEQASSVLDEVLAS